The Parcubacteria group bacterium genome contains a region encoding:
- a CDS encoding GDSL-type esterase/lipase family protein, whose amino-acid sequence MKKIVIIVGGVVLILAGWYFFFTKKVDITNMPPKNETVVVFGDSLAEGVGATEENDLASLIAKTTGKAVINHGKSGDTTRDALGRVSQVLEKDPGVVLMILGGNDVLKKIPKEETFQNLEKMIRFFQDKGSVVILVGVRSGVVGDGRGDDYQALAQKTGSVYVSDILQDVFGKRQYMSDAVHPNDAGYAVIEKRLSSIIMELFDNR is encoded by the coding sequence ATGAAAAAAATAGTGATCATTGTAGGTGGTGTCGTTTTGATCCTGGCGGGGTGGTATTTCTTTTTTACAAAAAAGGTGGATATCACAAATATGCCGCCAAAGAATGAAACAGTCGTTGTCTTTGGAGACAGCTTGGCGGAAGGCGTGGGCGCGACAGAGGAAAATGACCTCGCAAGTCTGATCGCAAAAACGACGGGAAAGGCGGTCATAAATCATGGAAAAAGCGGAGATACGACGCGAGACGCTTTGGGGCGAGTGTCACAAGTTTTGGAAAAAGATCCTGGCGTAGTCCTCATGATCCTTGGTGGCAATGACGTACTCAAAAAAATCCCGAAAGAAGAGACTTTTCAAAATTTGGAAAAGATGATCCGTTTTTTTCAAGACAAGGGGTCAGTGGTGATCCTTGTCGGTGTGCGAAGCGGTGTGGTCGGTGATGGGAGAGGGGATGATTATCAAGCACTTGCGCAAAAAACCGGTTCCGTGTATGTCTCGGATATTTTACAGGATGTTTTTGGGAAGAGGCAATATATGTCGGATGCAGTCCATCCCAATGATGCGGGATATGCCGTGATCGAAAAAAGATTGTCATCCATTATAATGGAACTCTTTGACAATCGTTGA
- a CDS encoding nucleoside 2-deoxyribosyltransferase translates to MEKLYLAGGLFNAGERLHNLYLEKHLKSLGYEIILPQREALTHFDGQFFNVSEIVESCRKICADPEVAYVGNADGPDTDSGTCVEYGIAITATGKAIVYRTDFRTDLTKELGVNAMLNARGTTFIYDPCFFTELDQVEPYYRALAMRIHIALMESYDQA, encoded by the coding sequence ATGGAAAAATTATACCTGGCTGGCGGACTTTTCAATGCCGGCGAAAGACTTCACAATCTTTATCTGGAGAAACATTTGAAATCTCTGGGTTATGAGATCATTTTGCCCCAGAGAGAAGCTCTCACACACTTTGACGGTCAATTTTTTAATGTGAGCGAAATTGTCGAAAGCTGTCGAAAGATCTGTGCCGATCCGGAAGTCGCATATGTAGGTAATGCCGACGGACCTGATACAGATAGTGGCACGTGTGTTGAATATGGTATTGCGATCACTGCAACCGGCAAAGCAATCGTGTATCGCACTGATTTTCGCACGGATTTAACCAAAGAATTGGGCGTCAACGCCATGCTTAACGCAAGAGGAACAACATTTATTTATGATCCTTGTTTCTTTACAGAACTGGATCAGGTTGAGCCCTACTACCGTGCACTCGCCATGAGAATTCACATCGCCCTCATGGAATCTTATGACCAAGCGTAA
- a CDS encoding extracellular solute-binding protein produces the protein MKKVIALVTLFAIMTFSGFGCKGADSSYQVQLDVWGTFDNSNAYTESFDEYNKINPNISTVSYRKITLESYKEDLLSALAAGTGPDVFMIHNSWLPDFQDKIVPVPNTMINEQDFRNNFVDVVADDMIVDGKIYGVPMSVDSLALYYNKDIFNAAGITRPPRTWKEFDTAVQALTRIDEFGNITQSGAAIGTSYNTNGVINVNRAPDILSLMMIQGGAQMSIADGNRVTFGESSSIDAGSSTPGEKALEYYTSFASAGKPNYTWNKNQNYSIDEFFEGTTAMTINYSYHYDTIKAKNAKLNFAVADVPQNSLDSVGDQADFANYWVFVVAKNKAPTQSTDPKAVVITDAMRVHEAWQFLHAIAFPSEKGVALTNAISGKALTYMPEFDLTEKYLEQTGKPAARRDLIEKQKTDVKLGAFARGNLIARTWWRYNADAVDGIFYDMIDRVNTGQMGVHESLMLGQQRIQQLQPLN, from the coding sequence ATGAAAAAAGTTATTGCCCTTGTGACACTTTTTGCAATCATGACTTTTTCCGGCTTTGGATGCAAAGGTGCCGACAGCTCATATCAAGTACAACTTGATGTGTGGGGGACGTTTGATAACTCCAATGCATATACGGAGTCTTTTGATGAATACAATAAGATCAATCCAAACATTTCTACGGTCAGTTATCGCAAGATCACATTGGAATCGTACAAAGAGGATCTGCTCAGTGCACTTGCTGCCGGGACGGGACCTGATGTGTTTATGATCCATAACTCATGGTTACCGGACTTTCAGGATAAGATCGTGCCGGTGCCGAACACAATGATCAATGAGCAGGACTTTCGCAATAATTTCGTCGATGTTGTCGCAGATGATATGATCGTTGATGGGAAAATCTACGGTGTGCCGATGTCAGTGGATTCACTAGCTCTCTATTATAACAAGGATATTTTTAATGCGGCGGGAATCACGCGACCGCCACGCACATGGAAAGAATTTGACACAGCAGTGCAAGCACTCACGCGTATTGATGAGTTCGGCAATATCACACAAAGCGGTGCGGCGATCGGTACGTCATATAACACAAATGGTGTGATCAATGTCAATAGGGCACCGGATATTTTGTCACTCATGATGATCCAGGGCGGTGCGCAAATGTCAATCGCTGATGGCAATCGTGTTACGTTTGGAGAATCTAGTTCAATAGATGCGGGATCAAGCACTCCCGGAGAAAAGGCGTTGGAATATTACACGAGTTTTGCATCTGCAGGAAAGCCAAATTACACATGGAATAAAAATCAAAATTATTCTATCGATGAATTTTTTGAAGGAACAACGGCAATGACGATCAATTACTCATATCACTATGACACAATCAAGGCGAAAAATGCAAAATTGAATTTTGCCGTAGCTGATGTGCCACAAAATTCTCTTGACTCCGTGGGTGATCAAGCGGATTTTGCAAATTATTGGGTTTTTGTGGTAGCAAAAAACAAAGCGCCGACGCAGTCAACCGATCCCAAGGCGGTGGTAATTACCGATGCTATGCGTGTGCATGAGGCATGGCAGTTTTTGCATGCGATTGCATTTCCATCAGAAAAGGGTGTCGCTTTGACAAATGCGATCAGTGGTAAAGCGCTAACATATATGCCGGAATTCGATCTCACAGAAAAATATCTCGAACAAACGGGAAAGCCGGCCGCAAGGCGTGACTTGATCGAAAAGCAGAAAACAGATGTGAAGCTCGGCGCTTTTGCGCGCGGAAATCTGATCGCGCGTACATGGTGGCGATATAATGCAGATGCGGTTGATGGAATTTTTTATGACATGATCGATCGTGTCAATACGGGACAAATGGGTGTGCATGAATCTCTCATGCTTGGTCAACAGAGGATCCAACAATTGCAACCGTTAAATTAG
- a CDS encoding TIR domain-containing protein, translated as MKQYSIFISHSWAYGENYNRLIKMLNNDPYFHFKDYSVPKHDPIHNAPNQLLLKQAIANQIRFCDVVIILAGVYSTYSKWINIEIDIAKNGFQYPKSILAIEPWASEKTSQIVKKNADKIVRWQTCSIVDAIKGLA; from the coding sequence ATGAAACAGTATAGTATTTTTATAAGTCATTCATGGGCTTATGGCGAAAACTATAATAGGCTCATCAAAATGCTTAATAATGATCCCTATTTTCATTTTAAAGATTATTCTGTTCCAAAGCATGATCCCATTCATAATGCTCCAAATCAACTTCTTTTAAAGCAAGCGATTGCAAATCAAATAAGATTTTGTGATGTCGTAATAATATTAGCGGGTGTTTATTCAACATATAGCAAGTGGATCAATATTGAAATTGACATTGCTAAGAATGGCTTTCAATATCCAAAATCTATTCTTGCAATTGAGCCTTGGGCTAGTGAAAAAACATCACAAATTGTCAAGAAAAATGCCGATAAAATAGTTAGGTGGCAAACATGTTCAATTGTTGATGCAATAAAAGGATTAGCCTAA
- a CDS encoding ABC-2 family transporter protein yields MAINNVSFLVIWIFFIQSVGEINGWRAIDILALDGFVALSYGITFSIFVGIKLLPQYVADGVFDRFLLSPKNVLLRVATSAFHASAVGDFVFGVACFGIYAWVVDIHITQLMILFLLTINATVMFFVVSVLIYSASFYFTDAYSVTYSLFDLFMTPTLFHGGLFHGTMRFIFTFLIPSLVIGALPTEILASVSVVHMLVLMGITAVWFAGAMWFFRHSIKRYESANFMTFGR; encoded by the coding sequence ATGGCGATCAATAACGTGTCATTTCTCGTAATTTGGATTTTCTTCATACAGTCTGTGGGAGAGATCAACGGATGGCGTGCAATTGATATCCTCGCTCTGGATGGCTTTGTGGCACTGTCATATGGGATCACATTTTCGATCTTTGTCGGCATCAAATTATTACCACAATATGTCGCAGACGGTGTCTTTGACCGCTTCTTGCTCTCGCCAAAAAATGTACTTCTGCGTGTGGCAACATCGGCATTTCACGCCTCAGCCGTGGGTGATTTTGTATTTGGCGTGGCGTGCTTTGGTATCTATGCATGGGTTGTGGATATACATATCACACAATTGATGATCCTATTTCTCTTGACGATCAATGCGACGGTGATGTTTTTTGTCGTGAGTGTTTTGATCTATTCTGCGAGTTTTTATTTTACTGATGCGTATTCTGTGACATATAGTCTCTTTGACCTCTTCATGACGCCGACACTTTTTCATGGAGGGTTATTTCATGGGACGATGCGTTTTATCTTTACATTCCTTATCCCGTCACTCGTGATCGGAGCATTGCCGACAGAAATTCTCGCATCCGTGTCAGTCGTACACATGCTTGTATTGATGGGTATTACGGCTGTATGGTTTGCGGGAGCGATGTGGTTTTTTCGCCACTCGATCAAACGGTATGAAAGTGCCAATTTCATGACATTTGGGAGGTAA
- a CDS encoding DUF2268 domain-containing putative Zn-dependent protease (predicted Zn-dependent protease with a strongly conserved HExxH motif): protein MSANIIKHFIETRDFNYGSVKEKLNEIMDEHTKKACVMLNINLVNIIIWPNSDAVIPETGEGGQVWSKELVMIYIDPSRSVAELQKIIETQIPATIYHELNHIARGNFLSKEELGFHHNLSKAVISEGIASYFAHEKWSQAQMPWTKYSETEIQDLLSIYLSRDISDDDQYDHEKWFYGTGDLPRWIGYKLGYYFVERYKKQNPNVSWSDIIKLKDHEFMKTV from the coding sequence ATGTCAGCAAATATCATAAAACACTTTATTGAAACAAGAGATTTTAATTACGGATCAGTGAAAGAAAAGCTCAATGAAATCATGGATGAGCATACAAAAAAGGCGTGTGTAATGTTAAATATCAACCTTGTTAATATCATTATATGGCCAAATAGTGATGCAGTGATACCGGAAACAGGCGAAGGTGGCCAAGTATGGTCAAAAGAACTTGTTATGATTTATATTGATCCAAGTCGTTCTGTCGCAGAACTTCAAAAGATCATTGAAACACAAATTCCAGCAACAATCTATCACGAATTAAATCATATTGCTAGGGGAAATTTTTTAAGCAAAGAAGAACTTGGTTTCCATCATAATTTATCAAAAGCAGTAATCTCAGAGGGTATCGCGTCCTATTTTGCACATGAAAAATGGTCGCAAGCTCAAATGCCATGGACAAAATACTCGGAAACAGAAATACAAGATCTTTTGAGCATTTATTTAAGCAGAGATATTTCTGATGATGACCAATATGACCATGAAAAATGGTTTTATGGCACGGGTGATCTCCCACGATGGATCGGCTATAAATTGGGATATTATTTCGTTGAACGTTATAAGAAACAAAATCCAAATGTTTCATGGAGCGATATTATAAAACTAAAAGATCATGAGTTCATGAAAACTGTGTAA
- a CDS encoding STAS-like domain-containing protein, whose product MSKIIKIKDLVGDFAENKDVAKDLRVTDIMPTLADGQEVILDFSGVSGTTQSFIHALISEPIRRFRDVALEKIHYKNCSDVVKEVIKTVSEYMQESLDSENYEK is encoded by the coding sequence ATGAGTAAAATAATTAAGATTAAGGATCTTGTCGGTGATTTTGCAGAAAATAAAGACGTGGCAAAAGATTTACGTGTCACCGATATTATGCCGACCTTGGCAGATGGTCAGGAGGTCATATTGGATTTTTCTGGAGTTAGCGGTACAACTCAATCATTTATTCACGCCTTGATCTCTGAACCAATTCGGCGGTTTCGTGATGTAGCTTTGGAAAAGATACACTACAAAAATTGTTCTGATGTTGTAAAAGAAGTTATTAAAACGGTGTCTGAATATATGCAGGAAAGTCTTGATTCGGAAAATTATGAAAAATAA
- a CDS encoding class I SAM-dependent methyltransferase, which translates to MHAEDLVLEPEKLLKECNIMEADNVADFGCGPGIFSIPLARLTKGTVFCFDVMESALEAVKNRAQVMGLHNIVTRRSNLEKVQGSGLDDASINHVVMRKILLQNEDKMALFVESRRVLKIGGNLLVVGWGEDVIKGFGMEKRIPPEAVVAFADQAGFSHTLELDAGRYHYAFIFTK; encoded by the coding sequence ATGCATGCAGAAGATTTGGTGCTTGAACCGGAGAAGTTACTCAAAGAATGTAATATCATGGAGGCGGACAATGTGGCGGATTTTGGGTGTGGTCCGGGGATTTTTTCCATTCCGTTGGCACGGTTGACCAAAGGTACAGTTTTTTGTTTTGATGTTATGGAATCCGCTTTGGAGGCGGTCAAAAATCGCGCACAGGTCATGGGACTGCACAACATTGTGACGCGACGATCAAATCTGGAGAAAGTACAAGGATCCGGATTGGATGATGCGTCGATCAATCATGTGGTGATGCGCAAAATTCTCTTGCAAAACGAAGATAAGATGGCACTTTTTGTCGAATCGCGTCGCGTGTTGAAAATTGGCGGTAATTTATTGGTCGTGGGCTGGGGCGAAGACGTGATCAAGGGATTTGGGATGGAGAAGCGCATTCCGCCGGAAGCAGTTGTCGCTTTCGCGGATCAAGCGGGTTTTTCTCATACACTGGAGCTGGATGCGGGACGATATCATTATGCCTTTATTTTTACCAAATAA
- a CDS encoding radical SAM protein, with product MKASYYNHLVSNGPTATLIFNALRHSITEIDSEIAKRIEQNDFAGIDPKTISILKAQGIIVDKLFDEKKYFLINHQKSKYHSDTAEFIILTTYACNLSCPYCYEGHGQKSKLSKMFKKYMDLDTANRTVKFITNWSRDIGVKKIIITLFGGEPMLNIKIGLHIIREIYSFAMNNGIEFNCTAFTNGTLLTLEIINELKKYNFDKPLITLDGSRDYHNEKKVLAKKGTFDLILGNIKLLQDNGLSTMIRINVDRSNTGSIDKLLSEIERSGLKKIELSFKPIHELTNRECKLCGYSDQEFAKFAPTLWEKALKRGFAVANIDIYDSLVYCGNQMTNNLAIDPFGDLYTCLNYVGNTEHRFGNIGDGTANPNFNHVYYDWMSRNPLDLDGCNNCKLLPICAGGCVGQAHNEKGGYHFGHCITEKWLIPELVKLNYVYGKR from the coding sequence GTGAAAGCGTCTTACTATAACCACCTTGTTTCAAATGGCCCGACTGCAACTCTGATATTTAATGCGCTTAGACACTCCATTACTGAGATTGACTCAGAAATTGCCAAGCGGATTGAACAAAATGATTTTGCTGGGATAGATCCTAAAACCATTAGCATCTTAAAGGCACAAGGGATCATTGTTGACAAACTTTTTGATGAAAAAAAGTATTTTCTCATTAATCATCAAAAAAGTAAATATCACAGCGACACAGCAGAGTTTATAATTTTGACAACATATGCGTGCAATTTGAGCTGTCCATATTGCTATGAGGGACACGGGCAAAAGTCTAAATTGAGCAAAATGTTCAAAAAGTATATGGATTTAGACACCGCAAACAGAACTGTCAAGTTTATAACAAATTGGAGCCGTGACATTGGCGTAAAAAAAATTATTATTACTTTATTTGGTGGTGAGCCGATGCTCAACATAAAAATCGGCTTACATATCATTAGGGAAATATATAGTTTTGCTATGAATAATGGCATTGAGTTCAACTGTACTGCATTTACAAACGGCACATTGCTTACCTTAGAGATTATCAACGAACTCAAGAAATATAATTTTGACAAGCCCCTTATAACTTTGGACGGCTCTCGAGATTATCATAATGAGAAAAAAGTCCTCGCAAAAAAAGGAACTTTTGATCTCATTCTTGGCAACATAAAACTTTTACAGGACAATGGTTTGTCTACAATGATCAGAATAAATGTTGATCGAAGCAACACTGGTTCAATTGACAAATTACTTTCTGAAATTGAACGGTCTGGTCTTAAAAAAATTGAACTAAGTTTCAAACCTATACACGAATTAACCAACAGGGAGTGTAAATTATGCGGATATTCAGACCAAGAATTTGCAAAATTTGCACCAACGCTTTGGGAAAAAGCATTAAAACGTGGGTTTGCTGTTGCCAACATTGATATTTATGATTCTCTTGTGTATTGCGGGAATCAAATGACTAATAATTTAGCAATAGACCCTTTTGGCGATCTCTACACTTGCCTAAACTATGTTGGAAACACAGAACATAGATTTGGAAATATTGGGGATGGTACAGCAAATCCTAACTTTAATCATGTATATTATGATTGGATGTCGAGAAATCCTCTTGACTTGGATGGCTGTAATAATTGTAAATTGCTTCCTATTTGTGCGGGAGGCTGTGTTGGCCAAGCACATAACGAAAAAGGAGGATATCATTTTGGCCACTGCATAACGGAAAAATGGCTGATACCTGAGCTCGTAAAACTAAACTATGTCTATGGAAAAAGATAA
- a CDS encoding amidohydrolase family protein — MIIDTHVHISLFENNAKNLKEAFEILLNDMQKYNIERAIIVPDNIENSDQIADLEKAIELIGDKKNFYFLGSPQIIQRGSSELEKYQKLIKEKKIVGLKFFPGHDPYYPTDERCVPYYKLCQDLEVPVLFHTGENTGNSECAQWNDPKYIVEITKEFPRLKVIITHYFWPRMDYCYELTKNVPNIYFETAAMADEEVVEKSGGIGKVREILHKTIVDRPAKVIFGTDWPMCKIEEHINLIRSLGLEKEIEEKIFSSNAVKIYNI, encoded by the coding sequence ATGATTATTGATACGCACGTACATATCTCACTTTTTGAGAATAATGCAAAAAATTTAAAAGAAGCATTTGAAATTCTTTTAAATGATATGCAAAAATACAATATTGAACGAGCGATCATTGTTCCAGATAATATTGAAAACAGTGATCAAATAGCAGATTTGGAAAAAGCGATTGAATTGATTGGAGACAAAAAGAATTTCTATTTTCTTGGCAGTCCGCAGATTATTCAACGTGGATCAAGTGAGTTAGAAAAATATCAAAAATTGATAAAAGAGAAAAAAATCGTTGGTCTCAAATTTTTTCCAGGTCATGATCCATATTATCCGACAGATGAAAGATGTGTGCCGTATTACAAATTATGCCAAGATCTTGAGGTGCCTGTGCTGTTTCACACTGGCGAAAATACAGGAAACAGTGAATGCGCACAGTGGAATGATCCAAAATATATTGTGGAGATCACAAAGGAATTTCCACGATTGAAAGTCATTATCACGCATTATTTTTGGCCACGAATGGACTATTGTTATGAATTGACCAAAAACGTTCCAAATATCTATTTTGAAACTGCGGCTATGGCTGATGAGGAAGTTGTGGAAAAAAGTGGTGGCATTGGAAAAGTGAGAGAAATATTACATAAAACTATCGTGGATAGACCTGCTAAGGTTATTTTTGGCACAGATTGGCCAATGTGCAAGATTGAAGAACATATCAATTTGATAAGATCACTGGGTCTTGAAAAGGAAATTGAGGAGAAGATATTTAGCAGTAATGCAGTCAAGATTTACAATATTTGA
- a CDS encoding MFS transporter produces the protein MLTKKTGARPHNILIMYISAVFGGMLFFLPILALYFEKHLFTVTNIAWVFSIEAVAVVLFEAPTGAIADLFGRKLTMMLDYAVTLLSITFLYIGGSMYMFVAYAVCNALAMSLSSGAENALIYDTLKEEGREHDYKKVIGIYYALWPAGGSIAAVIGGYLAESSLRAPIFASFFPVVIALVLLFFIKEPFYIKDGQKNIFKHIFISLKTVTTNTQLTILFVGGFLLYAFSETIHLLNPLFFKFKEIPIVYFGYIFALSLILSSFGLYLSHTISKRFGNKKTLIILVLLLSISTIMATLTHQYIAALLLIIPSFFVGLRNPIINHMINIEVASNQRATVNSLSNLANKVGIIIFAPLVGYLAELYTINTAFQISGILLIAIPLIFLPLREKC, from the coding sequence ATGCTAACAAAAAAAACTGGAGCAAGACCCCACAATATATTAATAATGTACATATCTGCTGTGTTTGGTGGCATGCTTTTTTTCCTTCCTATTCTTGCCCTTTATTTTGAAAAACATCTTTTTACGGTCACAAATATTGCCTGGGTTTTTTCTATCGAAGCAGTAGCAGTTGTTTTGTTTGAGGCACCTACTGGGGCCATAGCTGATTTATTTGGAAGAAAATTAACCATGATGTTAGACTATGCTGTAACTCTTTTGTCAATAACTTTTTTATACATTGGAGGAAGTATGTACATGTTTGTGGCATATGCTGTATGCAACGCTTTGGCGATGAGTCTGAGTAGTGGCGCAGAAAATGCGTTGATATATGATACTCTCAAAGAAGAGGGAAGAGAGCATGATTATAAAAAGGTGATTGGGATCTATTACGCGCTTTGGCCAGCCGGAGGTTCGATTGCTGCGGTTATTGGCGGTTATTTGGCGGAAAGCTCTTTAAGGGCACCAATCTTTGCTTCTTTTTTCCCTGTTGTGATTGCACTGGTTTTGCTTTTTTTTATCAAAGAGCCATTTTATATAAAAGATGGTCAAAAGAATATTTTTAAACATATTTTTATTTCTCTGAAAACTGTTACAACTAACACGCAATTAACGATATTGTTCGTTGGTGGATTTTTGTTGTATGCATTCAGTGAAACTATTCATCTGTTAAATCCTCTTTTTTTCAAATTTAAAGAAATTCCTATCGTATATTTTGGCTATATATTTGCACTATCGCTCATTCTCTCGTCATTTGGATTGTATTTGTCCCATACCATTTCAAAACGTTTTGGTAATAAAAAAACTCTGATTATTTTGGTGCTCCTTCTGTCCATTTCAACTATAATGGCAACTCTAACACATCAATATATAGCTGCATTACTCCTTATTATCCCTTCTTTTTTTGTTGGTTTGAGAAACCCCATTATCAATCATATGATTAATATCGAAGTAGCATCAAACCAAAGGGCAACCGTCAATTCTCTCTCCAACCTTGCAAACAAGGTTGGCATTATCATATTTGCTCCATTGGTTGGTTATTTGGCAGAACTCTATACAATAAATACAGCCTTTCAAATTAGCGGAATACTTTTGATAGCCATCCCTCTCATTTTTTTGCCATTACGTGAAAAATGTTAG
- a CDS encoding ATP-binding cassette domain-containing protein, whose translation MKPIMQVKNLTKEFVFPVKQQSAGWFKNFVAPQKRTVVAVDDVSFSVGAGERIAFIGPNGAGKSTTIKMLTGILHPTSGSIDVLGFDPARDRKKLAYQIGTVFGQRSQLLPNLPLTDSLEFFGVMYDLTDKQIAERIAELVELFGLQKFMDQPVRKLSLGQRMRGEVAASLMHRPRIILLDEPTIGLDVVAKKRLRELLLRINAEQGTTIFLTSHDVGDIELLCDRTIVIHHGAIIKDLPTKELAHTFVFEKYIDLIPQETFRHFPALPQGVRYLVEDKDKISIVVDISVISVTHALTKVLALFDVQDVDVYDADLETVIRHIYEKA comes from the coding sequence ATGAAACCGATCATGCAGGTGAAAAATTTGACTAAGGAATTTGTCTTTCCGGTGAAACAACAGTCGGCAGGATGGTTCAAAAACTTCGTTGCACCACAAAAACGTACGGTTGTCGCTGTGGACGATGTGTCTTTTAGTGTTGGTGCGGGAGAGCGGATCGCTTTTATCGGTCCAAATGGCGCAGGGAAGTCCACGACGATCAAAATGCTTACCGGTATTTTGCATCCGACCAGCGGATCGATCGATGTGTTGGGTTTTGATCCGGCACGCGACCGCAAAAAATTGGCGTATCAGATCGGTACCGTCTTTGGACAGCGATCGCAACTTTTGCCCAATTTACCGCTTACGGACTCGTTGGAATTTTTTGGTGTGATGTATGATCTGACGGACAAACAGATTGCAGAGCGCATCGCAGAACTTGTGGAACTTTTTGGTCTTCAAAAATTTATGGACCAGCCTGTGCGCAAATTGTCTCTCGGTCAGCGTATGCGCGGGGAAGTTGCGGCATCACTGATGCATCGACCGCGGATCATTCTCTTGGATGAGCCGACGATCGGATTGGATGTGGTTGCAAAGAAGCGATTGCGAGAATTATTGTTGCGCATCAATGCGGAGCAAGGCACGACGATCTTTTTGACATCGCATGATGTGGGAGATATCGAGCTCTTGTGTGATCGCACGATCGTGATCCATCATGGCGCGATCATCAAAGATTTGCCGACGAAGGAATTGGCGCATACATTCGTTTTTGAAAAATACATCGATCTCATCCCGCAGGAAACCTTTCGCCATTTTCCCGCGTTGCCACAGGGCGTGCGATATCTCGTGGAGGACAAAGATAAAATTTCTATTGTTGTAGATATCAGTGTGATCAGTGTGACGCATGCGCTGACAAAAGTTCTGGCACTTTTTGATGTGCAGGATGTTGATGTTTATGATGCAGATCTGGAAACTGTGATCCGACATATTTATGAAAAAGCTTAG